aataagtatatcttcacatccgtacggttggatcgtcaaaaaaattatttaaaaaaattatcttgttcatcgggaacgaatcccgtgttgggaagtagtgcttttaccagatttttctaatcttgacattcgagatgaatttgaaattttttaatacttttttcatgtgactaaaataagtatttcttaacatccgtacggttggatcatctaaaaaataattttaaaaaattatctcTTTTATCGGGTATGGAAAAAAATCTAGTACGAGGCAACATCCAACGGTTTTCTATGAAAAAGTCTTGTCTGAAATAAATAGTGACaacagtttttttgaaaaaaaaccgttgttttagatgatcaacttttttaaatcctacggctgatattaaatctacttttaatcaacggctctaattacaccaactcaacagtccaagtgaatgttttttcaccaatcacatggtgccacctcatcacaagcaatgcttcagaaatttcaagaatcagacttacagataacggttttctatgaaaaaaggttgtcttagatgaacattgacaacatttatttgaacaaaagctgttgtgtaagcgtagcagcgttttttaatctaatggctgatattaaatatactttcaatcaactgctcttattacaccaactcagcaatccaagtgaatgttttttcaccaatcacatggtgccacctcatctCCTCTTAATGAACGTCTCTTATTATACCAGCTCACCAATACAAGTGACAATGGTTTTATGAGCAAAACGCTTGTGTAATGTCGTGACATACAACAGAATAAAAACACTTGTATGTCAAGTGATATTTAGACAACACAATGGAAGTACGTTGTTTGATTCCAGCTTAACTAATCCATTGAGAAAACACTTGTCTCATTCCAACAACGGTGTTTCACAACGTTGTCTCCATTACTTTCAGACAATGCAAAATTAAACTGTTGTACAAACTACCTCATTTGCATAACATATCTTTAGAAAGGCTTGTCTGTGTCGATTACCTAGACAATAGTTTTTAATGCATTGTAGGAATGATGAAATCTTTTTATTTAAACAACACCTTATCTCATAAAATGGTTGTCTGATACGATATGCTAGACAACAGTTTTAAACCTGTTGTAGTAAAGGGATTCACACAACACCCGTTTTCTGGTTTTTAAAAAACTGTTGTGTAAAATTTCTgggcaacacttttttggtcAAGCGTTGTCTGATGGGTGTTGTCTGATggcatttttcttgtagtgtaaatGGGATCTAATCCTTTATGGATGAGTTCTTATTTGTACCTTATTATTAAGGTTGTCCCAAATTTTTTTGGATGCGAGTTCATTTTGTTTAAAGCATTTGTATGTTTTGGTGTTGGTTTTGTTGAAAAGGATTTATATAATTTTTTGGGATCTTGATGCATGTTCATGCATCGAAAGTGAGACGctgataaatattacaagaactTATTTTTCATAACAAAAGATTATTCATAGTTTGGGGTATTTGTTCGTCCAATTTTAGTTGATGAACCTAAAAAATTTGAATATTAAGCTACAGATGATATTTATGTGAAAGTCAATTGTGATACGGCTAGATTCATGGTTGGTGGGGGCTAGATTGGACGGAAAACTATTataattctttttattttaaaaaaaatattttatttgttaaGCAATCTAAAAAAAAGATGACTATTTATTTAGTCCATTTATTTATTTCACAATCTGATTGTATTATCAGTTCGAAAATTTTTCCGATTATCTTTcgatatttataataaatatattttattttatttgtcaAAAAAATATGTGAATTTAGATCTCATCTCATTATTAACAAGTTTACCAAATGTGCATATTGCATAGCATCGTAAACAATTTTAGAAACTGTTTTAAAAATTCAATAAACTATTTTGAAGACTGATATTTTCGGTGCCGAATACACGACTGGTTATTCTCTCCATTCTCTATACAATACTACTGTACAAGTTTCTTGCAAAACTAACCATGACCGCCGTACAATTACGTACGAAACTGACATTTTAACCTACTTTAATGATTTACCCTACActaaagagaaaagaaaaaactTGTGAAAACAAAAGGTAGACATAAAGTAAAATTTTTATTTCTTTCTCACTACATCTATCTAACACATTCACATACATATATATTCTAATACAAAACTCACTCTTCTGTCATCTTGTAATGCAAGTAGCAAGGTGTGTGTTTGACTTTGACTCTTCTCCACACGAGATGAGAGGATTCTACTAATAATAATATCAATACCCTATAACGCAATAATAGCATAGCACATAGCTCTCTATTTCGCATTTTATAGTATTTACTTACATTACACTTGCCTCGCCTCCTCAGCAGTCTTCTTGCAGTACCAAAATCTTCAACTTCACTCTTTCAGTACTCTTCTACTAATTAATTCACTCATTTAATCTCCTTCTGTCATCAACAAATAGTTTAGTTTTCATCAATGGGTGTCTTACACCGTCGCAGTGTGTTTATTACCTCTATTACTGCTCTTTTTTTCGTCGTTTTCGTGGTCTCTGCTGTTGCAACTCGGACATCTACTCATCGGAAACTTGGTAAGAAACTCGATTAACAAGCTACCAACTATGACCTAAATCGGTTAACTGTCATATTGACGTTGCGAGACAAATTGTACTTATTTGTTTAGGCCAAGTGAAATATAAATTTTTACTGGTTAACAATTGTTTTTGCCCTAGCCATATTAttgattttttaatttataaactCCACTACCCCTATATTGTTAGTTTTTCTGTTATTCTAAGCGTGTTATATATAATCTATGTTTATGCTAGGTATGGGGATGAAGGAGGAAGATGAAGACTTAAGTGTGTCTTTGGAGATTTTGGAGCGAGAGATGATGACTCGGAGACGACTCAGTGGACCGGGATCATCACCGCCGTCTTGTAGATCCAAGTGTGGGAGGTGCTCGCCGTGTAGTCCGGTTCACATACCGGTTCATCCGGGGTTCACTCTTCCACTAGAGTACTACCCTGAAGCTTGGCGGTGCAAGTGTAGGAATAAGTTGTACATGCCTTAAATTACTAGTATGAAATATGAACGAATTTGATTATATATTAATTTACACTCTTGATcaatatatatatgcatacatCTATTTAGCTATGTTAACATGATTTTACTAGAATATACTAGTACTAGTTCAAAGATGAGCTAGGTATTTGAGTGTATATATTTGATGAATTTATGCTTCATCTGCATTAACTATGTAGCACTTCATTAAATTCACTGCCTATTTAATCATTACTATATGCTCTTTTCATGTAAATGCATTGTTTTCAGTTCATTTCTTTAATGATTTCTTTCTTCATGTGTAAAAGCAACGCATCAGTTTGTTGCTTTGGAAATGTAAGCATAGGTTGTGATTCTCAGGAGGAATCTTTGTCTCCGAACATGTATGTCTTTAAATATCATCCATAAACTTCTATTAACACAATTTTAATAGTGCTGTTAATTGAGTTAATAATTCAGGTTTACTAGAGGTCTTGAGTTTGAACTTCCTGTCATAATCTTTATAGTTCTAGACTTCTTTAGTGTGCATCTTAGTAAGATTATTTAATGATCCACATGTGCAAGTGATGTGTGTTAATAATAAGTACAAAATGGATCTAGTGCTTCATAGATGAATATATTAGTTGAGTTCAagattaaatttttttttttgacgAAGTCAAGTTTAAGTTTATAGCGGAGCTGATAACTTAAGATTTTAGGGGAGCCGATGACTTAACTCGAATCATCGTCCCAATTAACATTTGTTGTTAATGATTATGATAAAACCCTGAAGTTGAAGTGAAGTGACAGTCTGAGAGAATTTAGAGAAATCTGATCAGGTGCAGGGGAAGATTAGTAAGTAAAGGTTTGGTTCATAGGACTTGGTGAAATGTAAAATGAGGACCAAATGGGGGATGAAGTTCTTGAGAGAAGCAAAAACATTTGTTTCATACATTCTTAATCTTACCGTGAATATATACATCAGTAGTTTAATGTACTTTTATCTCTCTGTCCGTGTCTCTGCACTCTGGTTTTacatttttcattttttactttAAAAGAGTTTCTCTCTCTTCTGTGAGTTAGAACATGGGGTGTGGGTAGAGAAAATGGGGGAGGAGCATTTTTGAAAAGAAAGATTTGATGGTTCACATGTGAATGAGAGATGGTCTGATTTTCCATTCTTTCAACAGTTTATGTAAATTTTATGTTGAGATGGTGGAGTTAAATTTGGAACAACCTTGTATTTTTGCTATCTGTTTGTTTTTTTCTCACAAAAGTTTACCACATCTATTTGCGCTTGTGTAGGGGCAACTCGGAACTGTGCATGTATAATTACTTGTCCTTAGCACACGCAACCATGTACAAATACTTGTGTTTTAATTGGTTGGGAGTAATATATACCAGTATTTATTGTGTGGTTCTCCAAACACTTTTTGTGTTGTATATTTGTATACACATATCCCTGGTAATAAGGTGTTCAGTGTTCACAGCCCTTATATGGAAATAATTGTCCTTTTCTCAGCTGCTAACACATGTTTTTACTTGATTAATTCCATCTCAGCCGAATTTTGACTGATTTTTAAAACCCGCTTTTTATCCTCATTTTTGATTAATCGATACATGATCCGTCATCAGCCTATTAATTTGTTAATTGATGGATTTTTAGAATAGAGAGTTCCGCAAACAAGTACTCCCTCAATCCTATTCATTTCTCTATGTCTATTTTTTGCACGCATTTCAATGTTTAAATATCATATAGTTGTATAATattttttcgaatttttttttttaaataaaagtttaaacattaaatttttatttagaagaaaaaaattcaaaaaaatattatgcaactatatgataTTTGAACATTGAAATGCGTGTAAAAAGCAAACGTAGAGAAATGAATGATAGAGAGGTAGTATATGTGTATGAATACATGTAATGCGTGCGGTAGGAAATAAGACTTTCCATTGGTGTAGTAGGAAAGGGTACGGGTAGGCTAGAAGATAAAAGTGAAAGGTATGTAACGATGAAAATGAAGTAATAATGTACATAGCAGCTGATGGTGCATTATTTAACAAAAACAGGAGTTTGCATTTCTATCCCTAAGGTGGAAACTGAACTAAAAATAAACTACTACTACAAAATAGAGAGAGTATCATGTCATGGTCTGAGGCACTGAGGGAAGGTCACTCGTGCAGTAAAACAGGCACCAATCCTATGTAAAGtcaaaaaacataaaaatacattATTCATTGGTGTTTCTGTTACTTAATTGTGTCACACTCTTTTCAATTGGGTCAATCTCACAACCTCAATTAGGTTCCTGCCATAACCAAATTCCCTCTACGAGGCTTCCCTATAATTGTAGATATATTGTGCATATACAGTATATGTCACATTTACTGGATGTGTGTTCTTCACCTTACAAATTACAACCATCAGATTTTGAATATGTGTTACTGTATTTTCTCATAGTCCTCATGTGAAGTGATAGCTAGTTTTTTCTTGGGTTCTAAGATATGAAAAGGATGCCTAGCTGCatttgaaaaatatatttttccCCCTAATTTTAATAAAAACCAACAACTACAATAAACACTAGTCTCTACTACATGACAGCTTCATTTTTGATAATTTGTACTCACTTTTTCCTAATATTTGTTTACATTTTcttttttggatttttcttccaattatttacatttcaaaattttctaaaaatgataatttttttataatttttaaaataactataTCAACTACTTCTCTctactatacccactttatatatataattttaatcgGTCACACTACTttacttattttttttaattgttctccactattttatcatttttcttaaaatcCGTGGGAATAAATACGGGAATGACTCATTTCATTCTTTTGTCCCAAATAACCCGAATTTTAGTTGTGACCGGAACGTTCATTCCCGTCATGTCAAAATTCATTCAATTTTTGAAAAGTAAACACACCTGAGAACCACCTTAATGAAAGCCATTGGAAATGCTAATATAGTTTGTGGTTTGGATTAAACAACCTTTAAATTTGAAAGAAGCAGGTTGGCTTCATTCTTTAGTGTGTAAGATCTTGAGATGAGAGAAAAAGATTGTTGCCTATAATAGTACATACTTCACATACAAAAACTGAGACTGGAACACTTGTGTACACATGCAACAAATCACAATTGTACGATATTTTGAATTATAATTAGATCAAGCTGGGCATGTAATTGCATGGAGATTTGAAGGCGGGAATATGGTTGCCTTCTGGTCCCCAAATTTATAAGTCAATCATTTTCACTTGGTTTTGAATTTTTACATGATTTCGGTGACAATTACTATAGAGAATACGAGGACGGATATTAATGGAGCCAAAATTTCATCCGaatcaatttattaaaaatttgatcCGGGATCCGATCCGATTATATATGAAGCGAATATGAATTTAGTCTGATATGATCTGTTAATAACCCGATTCGATTTATaatatacatatttatttatatatttaaaattatataaatatatatatagtattaaaaatatattttactaTTTCTATTTTAAAAGTCTTACCCCTAGTCAAAACCCATTGTTTATATTTCATTTGATCCGGTCTCTAGAGTTCAGTTCATTTCAATATTATAcactaatttttttaattttgcaTAATCGTATATAATTTCCAGTCTCGGTTCACATAACAATTTCACATTAATACATCATTTTTTTCATTGTTAGAATCAAATACTCTACGGTTCAACGATATATTCAAATTTTGGTAAATTTCCAATATTTATTAGTTTTGTGATAAATTAcgttaaaaataaatatatataaatagaGCGAATATCTGATCCGAAATTCATAATTTGCACGGATCCGGATATAATTCGATTTATAAAAAAATCCccaattcaaatttttaaaaaaaaattgttaaatATGAGTATAGATTTAAGTCAATCCAATTGAAAACCGATGCATCAAGAGGCCTGAATACGGGTACAAGTCTCTCTTAATCTGCAAAGCACTTTGACAATTGTGGTCACTTTATGTTTGTTATTATGTGCTTCACTTTTGTCATTAAATTGCTCAGTTCTCCATgttaatcaaccttgtaactgCGGCTCTCTTTGTCAAGGCACCAAGTCTACCGCTCTTGAGTTTTTTTAAGAGAAGAGTATCAATTTAGACTCTCCTATGCTCCCTTCTCCCTTTTTTTCAAAGTAAATTCGCACATACGAGAGTTAAATTATTTACCTTCTCCGGAAAACACAAAAAATTAATCAAATGCACCAACAAAGCCAATCATTTATTGACTACTCTCTCATTTCGTTTTAGCATAATTTTGGTCATTTTTCTTTTTTGAAAATTAAGTTCATTAACTTGGATTAATAATTTATTCCTCATATTTCGAAAATTCTAGATTAATAAATTGATATAATAATTATAAGTTTAgattttaaaattgaaaaaagAAAAACTCTATGAACAGTTGAATGACAACCCAAGACATAAGATAAGATAGAAAATATGACAAAGTATTTGGTGTGCTTTTGGGTGGCAGCGACTGCACGAGCACCAAATTTATGCCTTAGATTTTGTGTGACCTGCACTGGATACTACTGGTCAACAATATCCTGTGATAAATTTATACATTCATAGATGACTGTAAATAAAACAATGTTTTACACACGAATATAGGTTACACATCCTGCTCATCCATAATACCCTGCGTGTAAAAACCAATATACCTACACAAAACTGTAAATCACTGTAAGATTTTATTTAGATTAGATGAAGTAGATGTCACAACTTGTGCAAATGAAATGTAGACAGAGCCCAGAGGTCGTGGTTATCTCATGATATGACTACTCCATGTCATTTGTTAAAATGGTTTTTGTTGTTGGAATTCTGACTATATTAAAATTTATTACTACTGTAATCAAGTTCACCATGTTCAATCATCACCGCAATTTTACTGTTCTCTTTGTCGGTCTATATTAGTTTCATAATTTACTGCTTGTTTGATTCCGGAATACTCGAAATTCTGATTCGGCTACTTATTTTTAATGATTTTACAAAACATGCAATGCAATCATGCCATGAGAGCTTGATGGATTTGAATTATTACTTCATAGTCCGTGCAAAGGATATTGTGCATATATATACATGCACCATTGATAATTTGACATACACACAGTGGGGAGAAACTACAAGTTCGTCGAGTCAAAAATCATACATTTACGGAACTGAGCACTTTATAGCAAAGCTGCAAAGAATAGAGAAAAGTAGAGATGATTTGAAGTGATGTTTGATTTGACTctatttgttttgttttgctGGTGAAAATCAACTTCATCGAGGGGGTATAAACAGACAGAATGCTACATGTGTTCATTTGGTTTATACTCCTCGTCATTATGCTAAGACTACTGCAACATCATGCACGACTGTTGTTAATCTACTGGACTAAGTTCAATGGTGATACTAAATTGGATGCTATTACTGTAATACAGGAATAAAAAAAATTGCTAAACAATAAAATGATATACTAAATACAAAATattatatttagtgttaaatataaaaAAAGTATAAGCATGCAAGGGATAAAATTAAATAACAAATTATAGTAAGAAAGATAATTGTCTATTTTAAGATTTAgtaatttaaatatatttacaTTCGGATACATACAGAGCTATTTTGCATCTAGGAGTAAGTCCAATATTGATGTTAAAACAAGGTGTAATTTATAGAATATAGCATTAGAGCAAAACTCTAATACAATAAAGTGTTAAACATGGATACAAAATAACAAAACGTTATAGTTGTTGCTAAATATAAAACCATCTTTATATGTTTGCCATAATTATCAAATGGACATGTAAGTGGGTAGAAAGAGGGAAATAGATTTTTATGTATTTAAAGATATAAAATTGAAATTAAGATTTATTAAGAAATagttgaattttttttttattaataaatgtTTGGTGTCATTTTAAAGCTATATATTAGAGTACAAGTTTTATTTTATCATCAAAATTCactttttgattttaaaatatagcAATTGTTGAGCAAGTTTGAAACAGAATTTGTATAACTCAACATAGAATGAGGACCTGCAAATAATCTATATTTCACTATAATCAGTTCAGAATGATGATTTGGTATATGTATAAGATCTTGATATCTGTCGTGAAGAGGTCGTCAATAGAAATttgtatgaagttcattaatatgtttaGACAACAGAGCAATAAGTTTGAAGTCATTCGACGTAGTTATTAGAGTTAGTGTGAAGACCTGGAGGATTCTAAGTGAAGCTGAATAGATATTACAGAAGACTTAACAATGGATTGTATAgttataatacgaagacctgagaACGGAACTAGTCGTCTATAAATCAGACCAATTGCACGAGTCATTAGTGATCCGTGAAGGGAAAGTAAGTATTATTCTCAGAAATATTGTTAAGTGATATTCATAATCAAGATTAAGTGTCAAATGATTCAATTATGAAGATCAGAAGACTGAAGACTTGAAGATACGGAAGACTAAAACTCAAGGCATACATGAATGGGTTAAAAGCTTGTAAATAATCCAAGTACAAGTTCCTAGACTTGTATTATCGATTTGTAAAATCAAATACAAGCTCAAGATGGTCGATTTCTAGCCTTAGAAGAATGCAATGTCGATTTGTAGAGTTTTAACAAGTCTATGTCGATTTGTAGTTCCCTAGGCAAGGACAAGTGCCCATCAAGTACCATTTCTCTCTCTCTTATCGATTTCTAGCAAAGGAAGATTCATATTGTCGATTTCTAGCTTACCAAGAGAGATGTTGTCGATTTATATTTAAATCTCATGGCATATTGTCGATTTGTAAGGTGGAAGCTCAATGAAAGTACAAGACAAGTCATTACCAACTCTCTCGCATCCTTAGTCGATTTGTAGTAAAACGTTAGTTTTTACTGTCAATTTTCAAGGTTTTAAAGATTGTATTGTCGACTAGGACATTTCCATTGTCGATTTCTATGTCATCAAAGAGGCCATTGTTGACTAGGAACAAAAATAGGGTCGATTTATAGCTCTAGTGGTGTTATGCCTTaacaatctaacaatagaattatagaatggggttgaatgtaattctggtttctttttgaaataataaaatctCTTTGCAAAATATACCCGTGTTTGAATAAGCAAAAAATGTGGAATCGAAGATTTAAGTATTCAAGACACAAAGTATGTAAACACAAtggtttaaaaactttctggtggattgatcttttcacaagagatatatatataaatgagaactctgtgatgcaagaatgcataCAACCGCTTACAAGTATTTTTACAAACGAAGAACAGAGAAATTTCTAACGGATgtaactttttctatttctcagttcaatcgattaattaattctacttgttactcttggtttatatattaccaagttacacaTGAAAAAGACAATTTAGATAAAACAAATATCTAAGTCTATTCACATGTTCCTTCATCTCTCTGTCCcgcatctttgtatttcttcaagtaagcatggaaatggaaatatTCCTTTGTTCTCTCAAACCTGTAaataggatgccacattccttttgtatacaatcaacccatgtgtctgtcaagtcactttcaactgctatttgaatgggttatccgtcgagacttCATTATTATCAGTCGATACTCCACATGAGTTATCCGTTGAGTCTATAATAGATCATCCATTGAAAGTGtcttgagtcatccgttgaagttttgtagtttatccgttgaaagtatcttcttagcagttgatactgtttcacttatgtaaaattacaaggcatctaatatttataattagccaacctattttgcatatcattctagtagtcaacataacTTAGAATATTCCAC
This genomic interval from Apium graveolens cultivar Ventura chromosome 8, ASM990537v1, whole genome shotgun sequence contains the following:
- the LOC141678121 gene encoding EPIDERMAL PATTERNING FACTOR-like protein 4, translated to MGVLHRRSVFITSITALFFVVFVVSAVATRTSTHRKLGMGMKEEDEDLSVSLEILEREMMTRRRLSGPGSSPPSCRSKCGRCSPCSPVHIPVHPGFTLPLEYYPEAWRCKCRNKLYMP